In Flavobacterium sp. N1736, the following are encoded in one genomic region:
- a CDS encoding DUF4105 domain-containing protein → MKKVNFKTLFNLLVLLSFSIGFCQSLPLSKDAKISVLTCGLGNETYSYFGHTAIRVSDPANNIDVVYNYGAFDFRTPNFVAKFTKGDLQYFVITHSFPEFIEEYNTEKRSVFEQELLIPQDLKQKLFDKLNATLLSEDRYYTYKFIDKNCTSMVVDIINNTLNENVIVKKGDTDITYRSILYPYFDGHFYEKLGTSIIFGTKVDQLGTRIFLPFELKNSLEKINFQNKPLAAKTKTLVLFEKETPASWWNNIYSYLIILAFVVLAHHKTVDKIYLLILSLMGIFFVSVGFYSSHQELSMNYNVLLFSPLLLILIFFSIVKNKRWTYRFAVLHLIFLIIYSIFMINKAHFIIVLPMIITSGFVLVRVAIRNKKRIPIII, encoded by the coding sequence ATGAAAAAAGTAAATTTTAAAACACTTTTTAATTTATTAGTATTACTAAGTTTCTCTATTGGTTTCTGCCAAAGTTTACCTTTGTCAAAAGACGCAAAAATCAGTGTTCTTACTTGTGGTTTGGGCAACGAAACCTATTCGTATTTTGGACATACGGCGATTCGGGTTTCTGATCCGGCAAACAATATAGATGTTGTTTATAATTATGGTGCTTTTGATTTTAGAACTCCAAATTTCGTTGCAAAATTTACCAAAGGAGATTTACAGTATTTTGTAATTACGCATTCATTTCCGGAATTTATAGAAGAATATAATACTGAAAAAAGAAGCGTTTTTGAACAGGAATTGCTTATTCCGCAAGATTTAAAACAAAAGCTTTTTGATAAATTAAATGCTACTTTACTTTCTGAAGATCGCTATTATACATATAAATTTATCGATAAAAATTGTACTTCGATGGTTGTTGACATTATCAATAACACTTTAAATGAAAATGTAATTGTAAAAAAAGGCGATACAGATATTACATACCGATCTATTTTATATCCGTATTTTGATGGCCATTTTTACGAAAAACTAGGAACCAGCATTATTTTCGGTACAAAAGTAGATCAATTAGGAACCAGAATATTTTTGCCTTTTGAATTGAAAAATAGCTTAGAAAAAATAAATTTTCAAAATAAACCTTTAGCCGCCAAAACAAAAACACTTGTTCTTTTTGAAAAAGAAACACCGGCTTCATGGTGGAATAATATTTATTCTTACCTCATCATTCTTGCCTTTGTTGTTCTGGCACACCATAAAACCGTTGACAAAATTTACCTTTTGATTTTATCTTTAATGGGAATCTTTTTTGTTTCTGTTGGATTTTATTCTTCTCATCAGGAATTATCAATGAACTACAATGTGCTTTTATTTAGTCCGCTTTTGCTGATTTTGATCTTTTTCTCTATTGTAAAAAACAAAAGATGGACTTATCGATTTGCTGTTTTACATTTAATTTTTCTGATCATCTACAGCATTTTCATGATCAATAAAGCCCATTTTATAATTGTTTTACCAATGATAATTACAAGCGGTTTTGTTTTGGTAAGAGTTGCAATACGCAATAAAAAACGTATTCCTATTATTATTTAA
- a CDS encoding carboxymuconolactone decarboxylase family protein encodes MSDIIQEFNDYRSKMNEKLLADNNKIVKRIFNLDTNAYAPGALDVKTKELLGLVASAVLRCDDCVKYHLETSHKEGVTKEEMMEAMGIATLVGGTIVIPHLRRAYEFWEALEEAETK; translated from the coding sequence ATGTCTGATATTATACAAGAATTTAACGACTATCGTTCTAAAATGAACGAAAAATTATTGGCTGACAATAACAAAATTGTGAAGCGAATTTTTAATCTTGATACTAACGCATATGCACCCGGAGCTCTTGATGTAAAAACAAAAGAACTTTTAGGATTAGTGGCTTCGGCAGTTTTACGTTGTGATGATTGTGTAAAATATCACTTGGAAACAAGCCATAAAGAAGGCGTTACGAAAGAAGAAATGATGGAAGCTATGGGAATCGCAACTTTGGTTGGAGGAACAATCGTAATTCCACATTTAAGAAGAGCGTACGAATTTTGGGAAGCTCTTGAAGAAGCTGAAACTAAATAA
- the tatC gene encoding twin-arginine translocase subunit TatC, which yields MAKKNLGEMSFLDHLEELRWLLVRSTIAICIMAFVTYFISDYLFDQIILGPIRPTFFTYVWFCDLSHQLGFADSICITELNFIIQNTEMEGQVNIFVWMCLLAGFILSFPYILWELWKFISPALYEKERKNAKVFIFTSSLLFFLGVLFGYYIVIPMSVNFVATFSVSDVVKNQFTLESYMGMVKTSILASGLFFELPIIIYFLTKLGLVTPVFLRKYWKYAVVIILIIAAIVTPPDVVSQTIVAIPMLIIYEVSILISRIVYRNKLKQNV from the coding sequence ATGGCAAAGAAAAACCTTGGCGAGATGTCATTTTTAGACCATCTTGAAGAATTAAGATGGCTTTTGGTAAGAAGTACAATTGCGATATGTATTATGGCTTTTGTTACTTATTTTATAAGTGATTATTTGTTTGATCAGATTATTTTAGGCCCAATAAGACCTACATTTTTTACTTATGTCTGGTTTTGCGACTTATCTCATCAATTAGGTTTTGCCGATAGCATTTGTATTACGGAACTGAATTTCATTATTCAGAATACAGAGATGGAAGGTCAGGTCAATATTTTTGTATGGATGTGTCTTTTAGCCGGATTTATTCTAAGCTTTCCTTATATTTTATGGGAACTTTGGAAGTTTATCAGCCCTGCACTTTATGAGAAAGAAAGAAAAAATGCAAAAGTATTTATTTTTACGTCTTCCCTTTTATTCTTCCTGGGAGTTTTATTCGGTTATTATATTGTGATTCCGATGTCTGTAAATTTCGTTGCCACTTTCTCTGTGAGTGATGTTGTAAAAAATCAATTTACATTAGAATCTTATATGGGAATGGTAAAAACCAGTATTCTTGCCAGTGGATTATTTTTTGAATTACCTATTATTATTTATTTCTTAACCAAATTAGGACTTGTAACTCCTGTTTTTTTAAGAAAGTACTGGAAATATGCCGTTGTAATTATTTTAATTATCGCAGCAATTGTAACTCCTCCAGATGTAGTAAGCCAAACTATTGTAGCAATACCAATGTTAATTATCTACGAAGTGAGTATCTTAATCTCAAGGATTGTTTATAGAAATAAATTGAAACAAAATGTCTGA
- a CDS encoding glycoside hydrolase family 25 protein, with translation MARKTTYRKNSYSKAKPKRSVFSRAIRFILYSCLVLIFLGTIYHYRAGLAFYLGFKSGKVLEEDEVDKHLSDVRNIQVLENHKGKVIGIDVSEFQGEVEWDEVEILEEKYPVQFVFIRATAGNDRVDKQFQKNWDGAKENKIMRGAYHYYRPNENSIEQANLFIKTVKLQKGDLPPVLDIERLPKNQSLDSLKVGLKRWLNKVEKHYQVRPIIYTGERYYSDFLKEEFSEYLFWIANYNFYREKIEDDWLFWQFTEKASLPGINHRVDVNIYNGDLEQLQFITVE, from the coding sequence ATGGCAAGAAAAACGACTTACCGAAAAAATTCTTATTCTAAAGCAAAACCCAAAAGATCTGTTTTTAGCAGAGCCATCCGCTTTATTTTATATTCATGTTTAGTGCTGATTTTTTTAGGCACGATTTATCATTATCGTGCAGGATTAGCTTTCTATCTTGGTTTTAAATCCGGTAAAGTTTTAGAAGAAGATGAAGTAGACAAACACCTTTCTGACGTTCGAAATATTCAGGTTTTAGAAAATCACAAAGGAAAAGTGATTGGTATTGACGTATCTGAATTTCAGGGAGAAGTGGAGTGGGATGAAGTTGAAATTTTAGAAGAAAAATATCCTGTACAATTTGTTTTTATTCGTGCAACTGCCGGAAACGACAGAGTTGATAAACAATTTCAGAAGAATTGGGACGGAGCCAAAGAAAATAAAATAATGCGTGGTGCTTACCATTATTATCGACCAAATGAAAATTCTATAGAACAGGCAAATCTGTTCATCAAAACCGTAAAATTACAAAAAGGCGATTTGCCGCCCGTTTTAGATATTGAAAGATTACCCAAAAATCAATCTTTAGACAGTTTAAAAGTGGGATTGAAACGCTGGCTGAATAAAGTAGAAAAACATTATCAGGTTCGTCCGATAATTTATACCGGAGAACGTTATTACAGTGATTTTCTAAAAGAAGAATTCAGTGAATATTTGTTTTGGATCGCCAATTATAATTTTTACAGAGAAAAGATTGAAGACGATTGGCTTTTTTGGCAATTTACAGAAAAAGCATCTTTACCGGGAATAAATCATCGTGTTGATGTAAATATCTACAATGGAGATCTGGAGCAATTGCAGTTTATAACTGTTGAATAG
- a CDS encoding DUF5808 domain-containing protein → MTPQKPTQEDYNNWHNDPNNWHLGMFYYNKADKRMFVPKKLKWAGFTINFGNPLAILITVAFLFFMYTLTQLK, encoded by the coding sequence ATGACACCACAAAAACCAACGCAGGAAGATTATAACAATTGGCACAATGATCCAAATAATTGGCATTTGGGTATGTTTTATTATAATAAGGCAGACAAAAGAATGTTTGTTCCTAAGAAATTAAAGTGGGCTGGTTTCACCATTAATTTTGGAAATCCATTAGCGATTCTTATTACTGTTGCTTTTCTATTTTTCATGTACACGCTTACACAGCTTAAATAA
- a CDS encoding PorV/PorQ family protein — protein MNIGVDAAALGMSSAVVASTEDVNSVYWNPAGLTHLEDHQISLMHANYFANIAQYDYIGYASPIDDRSAWGISMIRFGVDDILNTTELIDSQGNIDYNRISLFSTADYGFTFSYARKLPVEGFQYGVNAKIIRRVIGKFANSWGFGFDFGLQFEKNDWKFGLMLRDITTTYNVWNIDEEEYAKIANAIPGENSELPESTEITLPKAQLGVSKKIEFHNDYSLLVATNLNMRFEQTNDIISSKVVSIDPAVGFEFGYTDLVFLRAGAGNFQNVTQLDNTEKINFQPNIGLGFKYKGIQVDYALTDLGNQSTALYSNIFSLKVDLGIFR, from the coding sequence ATGAATATTGGTGTAGATGCGGCGGCATTAGGAATGTCGAGTGCTGTAGTTGCTTCTACAGAAGATGTAAATTCTGTTTATTGGAATCCGGCGGGTTTAACGCATCTTGAAGATCATCAGATTTCATTGATGCATGCCAATTATTTTGCGAATATTGCGCAATACGATTATATTGGTTACGCAAGCCCAATTGATGACAGAAGTGCCTGGGGAATTTCGATGATCCGTTTTGGTGTTGATGACATCCTAAATACAACTGAGTTAATTGACAGTCAGGGAAATATTGATTACAACAGAATTAGTTTATTCTCGACAGCTGATTATGGCTTTACATTTTCATACGCCAGAAAATTGCCTGTTGAAGGTTTTCAATATGGTGTAAATGCAAAAATCATTCGTCGTGTTATTGGAAAATTTGCTAATTCATGGGGTTTTGGTTTTGATTTTGGATTGCAGTTTGAAAAAAATGACTGGAAATTTGGTTTGATGCTTCGTGATATTACAACGACTTATAATGTTTGGAATATTGATGAGGAGGAGTATGCGAAAATCGCCAATGCAATTCCGGGAGAAAACAGTGAATTGCCTGAAAGTACTGAAATCACTTTACCAAAAGCACAATTGGGAGTTTCAAAAAAGATAGAATTTCATAATGATTACAGTCTTTTGGTTGCTACAAATTTAAATATGCGTTTTGAGCAGACAAACGATATTATTTCATCAAAAGTAGTGAGTATTGATCCTGCGGTGGGTTTTGAATTTGGATATACTGATTTGGTTTTTTTAAGGGCCGGTGCAGGAAATTTTCAAAATGTAACGCAACTGGACAATACTGAAAAAATAAATTTTCAACCCAATATTGGTTTGGGTTTCAAGTACAAAGGCATTCAGGTAGATTATGCCTTAACCGATTTAGGAAACCAAAGTACTGCTTTGTATTCGAATATTTTTTCTTTGAAAGTAGATTTAGGTATCTTTAGATAA
- a CDS encoding KpsF/GutQ family sugar-phosphate isomerase — MITKENILAIAKKTILSESEAITKLIDFLDENFFEATQRIYETKGRLIVTGIGKSAIIAQKMVATFNSTGTPSMFLHASEAIHGDLGMIQKEDIIICISKSGNSPEIKVLVPLLKRFGNILIAITGNITSALAKGSDYVLNTTVDMEACPINLAPTNSTTAQLVMGDALAVCLMEMRDFKPEDFAVYHPGGALGKKLLLRVKDMIEHSLKPQVTPDTSIKKAIFEISEKRLGVTAVIENGKIIGIITDGDIRRMLNDVDTIADLTAKDIMSKNPKVVSSETMAVDALNILEDFSITQLIVADNGEYKGVLHLHDILKEGIV; from the coding sequence TTGATCACAAAAGAAAATATATTGGCAATCGCCAAAAAAACAATACTCTCTGAAAGTGAAGCAATTACAAAGCTAATTGATTTTCTTGATGAAAATTTCTTCGAAGCAACCCAACGTATTTACGAAACCAAAGGTCGATTGATCGTTACAGGCATCGGAAAAAGCGCCATTATTGCACAAAAAATGGTGGCTACTTTTAACTCAACCGGAACACCTTCTATGTTTCTGCATGCCTCAGAAGCCATTCATGGCGACTTGGGAATGATACAAAAAGAAGACATCATTATTTGCATTTCAAAAAGCGGAAACAGTCCTGAAATAAAAGTTCTTGTTCCGTTATTGAAACGTTTTGGAAATATCTTAATTGCCATTACCGGAAATATAACTTCGGCATTAGCCAAAGGTTCAGACTATGTTTTGAACACCACGGTTGATATGGAAGCCTGCCCAATAAATCTTGCACCAACAAACAGTACAACAGCCCAACTTGTTATGGGTGATGCTCTTGCGGTTTGTTTAATGGAAATGCGCGATTTTAAACCTGAAGATTTTGCGGTTTATCATCCGGGTGGTGCTTTAGGAAAAAAATTACTGCTTCGCGTAAAAGATATGATTGAACATTCGTTAAAACCTCAAGTGACTCCGGATACATCTATCAAAAAAGCTATTTTTGAAATATCTGAAAAACGATTAGGCGTAACAGCCGTTATTGAAAATGGTAAAATTATCGGAATTATTACTGACGGAGACATCCGAAGAATGCTAAATGACGTAGATACAATTGCAGATTTAACCGCAAAAGATATTATGTCTAAAAATCCTAAAGTAGTATCTTCTGAAACTATGGCTGTTGATGCCTTAAATATTTTAGAAGATTTTTCGATAACGCAGCTTATTGTTGCTGATAATGGTGAATATAAAGGCGTACTGCATTTACATGACATTTTAAAAGAAGGAATCGTATAA
- a CDS encoding CDP-alcohol phosphatidyltransferase family protein, translating into MNIKKHIPNLITLINLFCGCIAVVFVSEANYEMAFYFVCLGIFFDFFDGFFARIFKVSSPLGLQLDSLADMVTSGVVPGYVMFTMFTNSAHELGTNPAIPFLGFIVTLGSCYRLANFNIDTRQTDSFIGLPTPANALFILSLPLVLKFSDSLIILEILTNQWVLLAITLCSAYILNAEIPLFALKIKKFTVKDNVLQIVFLVISLLLVVTLHYISIPLIIIFYVLLSVVNNLFLKK; encoded by the coding sequence ATGAATATCAAAAAACACATTCCAAACTTAATTACGTTAATTAATCTTTTTTGTGGTTGTATTGCCGTTGTTTTTGTTTCTGAAGCCAATTATGAAATGGCTTTTTACTTCGTTTGTTTAGGAATCTTTTTTGATTTTTTTGATGGTTTTTTCGCCAGAATATTTAAAGTTTCAAGTCCGCTTGGCTTACAGCTGGATTCATTGGCAGATATGGTAACCAGCGGAGTTGTTCCGGGTTATGTAATGTTTACCATGTTTACCAACAGCGCACATGAATTAGGAACAAATCCTGCAATTCCGTTTTTAGGATTTATCGTAACTTTAGGTTCTTGTTATAGATTGGCAAATTTTAATATCGATACACGCCAAACCGATTCTTTTATTGGTTTGCCAACTCCTGCAAATGCACTTTTTATCCTGAGTTTACCTTTAGTTTTAAAGTTTTCAGATTCATTAATAATACTGGAAATTTTAACCAATCAGTGGGTTTTATTAGCAATTACTTTATGCAGTGCTTATATTCTAAATGCTGAAATCCCGTTGTTTGCTTTAAAAATTAAAAAGTTTACGGTAAAGGATAATGTCCTTCAAATAGTATTTTTAGTGATCTCTTTGCTATTAGTAGTAACGCTTCATTACATCTCGATTCCTTTAATTATCATTTTTTATGTGTTATTATCGGTAGTTAATAATTTATTTTTGAAAAAGTAG
- a CDS encoding exopolysaccharide biosynthesis polyprenyl glycosylphosphotransferase yields the protein MFTKKKIHFEISERKVLLHIFDAFFVLFALYLLNLLFNFQYFQFSIANYYWEIVLIAYVYMFGSIFEMYNLQVASNQFQILKSTVFTATTTVSVYLLTPVLSPELPKNRLAIIIFYFAVLFALLSWRYIYVYFLASHRFVQNVVLICGQNQVEELVLGLENVDPHYKIIGFVNSDSVCERDLDFHYVKEVKKENLEDFVIKNDVAEIVIASQTAEGITADLYQQLLHLLQSGNIIREYTQVYESKTQRIPVQYIARDFYRFFPFSRSNNNKLYLLLGRMLEFFFSSLGLLMCMFLIPFISIANFFGNKGKLFYTQERVGKNGNVFKIYKFRTMVENSEVNGAVFATSSDKRITPFGKFMRKSRIDELPQFFNVLIGDMAVIGPRPERPFFVTEIAQIMPFYETRHVIKPGLTGWAQVNYSYGESIEESLIKLQYDLYYIKHRSIFLDLSITFKTITTIVFYRGQ from the coding sequence ATGTTTACAAAAAAGAAAATTCATTTCGAGATATCGGAAAGGAAGGTATTGCTGCATATTTTTGATGCATTTTTCGTTCTCTTCGCATTATATCTCCTAAACCTGCTCTTCAATTTTCAGTATTTTCAATTTTCAATTGCAAATTATTACTGGGAAATTGTACTGATCGCCTATGTCTACATGTTCGGATCCATTTTTGAAATGTATAATCTGCAAGTAGCGAGTAATCAATTTCAAATTCTTAAAAGCACTGTTTTTACCGCAACAACGACCGTATCGGTTTATCTTTTAACACCCGTTTTATCGCCTGAATTACCAAAAAACAGACTTGCAATAATCATATTTTATTTTGCTGTTTTGTTTGCCTTGTTATCCTGGAGATACATTTATGTTTATTTTTTGGCTTCTCACCGTTTTGTGCAAAATGTCGTTTTAATATGCGGTCAAAATCAGGTTGAAGAACTTGTTTTAGGACTTGAAAATGTAGATCCGCATTATAAAATAATCGGTTTTGTAAATTCAGATTCTGTTTGCGAAAGAGATTTGGATTTTCATTATGTAAAAGAAGTCAAAAAGGAAAATCTCGAAGATTTTGTAATTAAAAATGATGTTGCCGAAATTGTAATTGCTTCTCAAACAGCAGAAGGAATTACAGCAGATTTATACCAGCAATTACTGCATTTACTTCAGTCGGGAAACATTATTCGTGAATATACACAAGTATACGAGAGCAAAACGCAGCGTATTCCGGTGCAATATATTGCCAGGGATTTTTATCGTTTTTTCCCTTTTAGCCGTAGTAATAATAATAAATTGTATTTGCTTTTAGGTCGAATGCTGGAATTCTTTTTCTCCTCTTTAGGTTTATTAATGTGTATGTTCCTGATCCCGTTTATATCTATTGCCAATTTTTTCGGAAACAAAGGAAAATTATTTTACACACAAGAACGAGTAGGTAAAAACGGAAATGTTTTTAAAATCTATAAATTCAGGACAATGGTTGAAAACTCCGAAGTAAACGGAGCCGTTTTTGCAACTTCTTCTGATAAACGTATCACACCTTTTGGAAAGTTTATGCGTAAATCAAGAATCGACGAACTTCCGCAATTTTTCAATGTTTTAATAGGAGATATGGCTGTAATTGGCCCAAGACCCGAACGACCGTTTTTTGTTACTGAAATTGCCCAAATAATGCCGTTTTATGAAACAAGGCACGTTATAAAACCAGGATTAACCGGTTGGGCACAAGTAAATTACTCTTATGGAGAATCTATAGAAGAAAGTTTGATAAAATTGCAATACGATTTATATTACATCAAACACCGAAGCATATTTCTGGATTTGAGTATTACTTTTAAAACAATAACAACAATTGTTTTTTATCGCGGACAATAG
- the recQ gene encoding DNA helicase RecQ, with translation MNSNEIEIHKELKKYFGFSQFKGLQEQVITSILGKKNTFVIMPTGGGKSLCYQLPALIQDGTAIVVSPLIALMKNQVDAIRSLSSENGIAHVLNSSLTKTEIAQVKKDITSGLTKLLYVAPESLTKEEYVAFLQSVPISFVAIDEAHCISEWGHDFRPEYRNLKNIIKQLGQVPIIGLTATATPKVQEDILKNLDMSDANTFKASFNRPNLYYEVRTKTKNIESDIIRFIKQHKGKSGIIYCLSRKKVESIAEVLQVNGISAVPYHAGLDAKTRAKHQDMFLMEDVDVVVATIAFGMGIDKPDVRFVIHHDIPKSLESYYQETGRAGRDGGEGHCLAYYSYKDVEKLEKFMSGKPVAEQEIGFALLQEVVAYAETSMSRRKFLLHYFGEEFDSETGEGADMDDNVRNPKNKVEAKEQAVKLLEIVRDTKHIYKSKEIVFTLIGRINAVIKAHKTDTQTFFGSGSDHDEKYWMALLRQVLVSGYLSKDIETYGVVKITKEGLNFIKNPVSFMMSEDHEYNESEDEAIVTAAKSSGTADEVLMGMLRELRKKVAKKLGVPPFVVFQDPSLEDMALKYPITLTELYNIHGVGEGKAKKYGGDFVTLINRYVEDNDIIRPDDLVVKSTGVNSANKLYIIQNIDRKLPLSDIASAKGLTMDALIKEMEQIVYAGTKLNIKYWVDDLLDDDQQEEIHDYFMESESDKIEDALKEFDGDYDIDELRLMRIKFISEVAN, from the coding sequence ATGAATTCAAACGAAATTGAAATACACAAGGAATTAAAGAAGTATTTCGGCTTTAGCCAATTTAAAGGCTTGCAGGAGCAAGTCATTACGAGTATCTTAGGTAAAAAGAATACTTTTGTAATTATGCCAACAGGCGGTGGAAAGTCTCTTTGTTATCAATTACCCGCTTTAATTCAGGATGGAACAGCAATTGTTGTTTCTCCTCTAATTGCTTTGATGAAAAATCAGGTTGATGCCATCAGAAGCCTTTCTTCAGAAAACGGAATTGCGCATGTGTTAAATTCCTCCCTTACCAAAACAGAAATTGCACAGGTTAAAAAAGATATTACATCTGGTTTAACAAAACTTTTATATGTCGCCCCTGAGTCCTTAACAAAAGAAGAATATGTAGCCTTTTTGCAAAGCGTGCCTATTTCATTTGTTGCTATTGATGAAGCACATTGTATATCAGAATGGGGACATGATTTTAGGCCTGAATACCGAAATCTTAAAAACATTATCAAACAATTAGGTCAGGTACCTATTATTGGACTTACAGCTACTGCAACCCCAAAAGTTCAGGAAGATATTCTAAAAAACCTGGACATGTCTGATGCAAATACCTTTAAAGCATCATTTAACAGACCCAATTTATACTACGAAGTTCGTACTAAAACAAAAAATATAGAATCGGATATTATTCGATTTATCAAACAGCACAAAGGCAAATCAGGAATTATTTACTGTTTAAGCCGTAAAAAAGTAGAGTCGATTGCCGAAGTTTTACAAGTTAACGGAATTAGCGCTGTGCCATATCACGCAGGTTTAGACGCAAAAACCCGCGCCAAACATCAGGATATGTTTTTGATGGAAGATGTAGATGTTGTTGTGGCAACAATCGCATTTGGAATGGGAATCGATAAACCCGATGTTCGTTTTGTGATTCATCATGATATTCCAAAATCACTCGAAAGTTATTATCAGGAAACCGGACGCGCCGGACGTGATGGAGGAGAAGGACATTGTCTGGCTTATTACTCGTATAAAGATGTAGAAAAGCTGGAGAAATTTATGTCAGGAAAACCGGTGGCAGAACAAGAAATTGGTTTTGCTCTTTTGCAGGAAGTTGTGGCTTACGCCGAAACCTCAATGTCACGCCGAAAATTTTTACTGCATTATTTTGGTGAAGAATTCGACAGCGAAACCGGAGAAGGTGCAGATATGGATGACAACGTTCGTAATCCTAAAAATAAAGTGGAAGCCAAAGAACAAGCCGTTAAATTATTGGAAATTGTTCGGGATACAAAACACATTTACAAATCAAAAGAAATTGTATTTACTTTAATAGGTCGTATAAATGCCGTAATTAAAGCACACAAAACAGATACGCAAACCTTTTTTGGCTCAGGTTCGGACCATGATGAAAAATACTGGATGGCTTTGCTTCGACAAGTTCTGGTCTCTGGTTATTTATCTAAAGATATAGAAACTTACGGTGTTGTAAAAATCACTAAAGAAGGCTTGAATTTTATTAAAAACCCAGTTTCATTTATGATGTCTGAAGATCATGAATATAATGAATCTGAAGATGAAGCAATCGTAACAGCCGCAAAATCATCCGGTACCGCCGATGAAGTTTTAATGGGAATGTTACGCGAACTACGCAAAAAAGTAGCCAAAAAATTGGGAGTTCCTCCGTTTGTAGTTTTTCAGGATCCTTCTCTTGAAGATATGGCTTTAAAATATCCGATTACTTTAACAGAATTATATAATATTCACGGAGTTGGTGAAGGAAAAGCCAAGAAATACGGCGGAGATTTCGTAACTCTTATTAATCGTTATGTCGAAGATAATGATATTATTCGTCCGGATGATTTAGTAGTAAAATCTACCGGAGTAAATTCTGCCAATAAGCTATATATCATTCAAAACATAGATCGAAAACTGCCATTAAGTGATATTGCATCTGCAAAAGGACTTACAATGGATGCTTTGATTAAAGAAATGGAGCAGATCGTTTATGCCGGCACCAAATTAAATATCAAATATTGGGTAGACGATTTACTTGACGACGATCAGCAAGAAGAAATTCACGACTATTTCATGGAATCAGAATCAGACAAAATCGAAGATGCACTTAAAGAATTCGACGGCGATTATGATATCGATGAATTACGCTTAATGCGAATTAAATTTATTAGTGAAGTAGCGAACTAA
- the lptB gene encoding LPS export ABC transporter ATP-binding protein, translating into MKLRADNLIKTYKGRSVVKGISVEVNQGEIVGLLGPNGAGKTTSFYMIVGLVKPNQGNIYLDDLNITDYPMYKRAQQGIGYLAQEASVFRKLSIEDNILSVLQLTKLSKEEQIAKMESLIEEFSLEHIRTNRGDLLSGGERRRTEIARALATDPKFILLDEPFAGVDPVAVEDIQRIVAQLKNKNIGILITDHNVQETLAITDKTYLMFEGGILKAGIPEELVEDEMVRRVYLGQNFELRKKKLEF; encoded by the coding sequence ATGAAATTAAGAGCCGATAATTTAATCAAAACCTATAAAGGACGCAGTGTTGTAAAAGGAATTTCTGTTGAAGTAAATCAAGGGGAAATTGTAGGTCTTTTGGGACCAAATGGCGCCGGAAAAACAACTTCTTTTTATATGATCGTAGGATTGGTAAAACCAAATCAGGGAAATATTTATCTTGACGATTTGAATATTACTGATTATCCGATGTACAAACGAGCTCAGCAAGGAATTGGTTATTTAGCGCAGGAAGCTTCGGTTTTTAGAAAATTAAGTATTGAAGACAATATCCTAAGCGTTTTGCAATTGACTAAACTTTCGAAAGAAGAACAAATTGCAAAAATGGAAAGCCTGATCGAAGAATTTAGTTTAGAACATATTCGTACCAACCGAGGTGATTTACTTTCGGGAGGTGAACGCCGTCGTACAGAAATTGCACGTGCTTTGGCAACAGATCCAAAATTTATACTTTTGGATGAACCGTTTGCGGGAGTTGACCCTGTTGCGGTTGAAGATATTCAGAGAATTGTAGCGCAGCTAAAAAATAAAAACATCGGAATTCTAATTACCGATCACAACGTTCAGGAAACTTTAGCCATTACAGATAAAACATACTTAATGTTTGAAGGTGGAATTTTGAAAGCCGGAATTCCGGAAGAATTGGTTGAAGATGAAATGGTTCGCCGCGTTTATCTTGGACAAAACTTCGAATTACGTAAAAAGAAACTTGAATTCTAG